Proteins encoded within one genomic window of Deltaproteobacteria bacterium:
- a CDS encoding TldD/PmbA family protein has translation MTTDYPLEKIFRTILKNGGSFADLYYESSQTNSIICDDNRIEKVITGTDAGVGLRAISDFKTSYAYSNRCSEKDILALSADLAGAVKASPRATAAQDYPLRPPVNLLVHLSPGNIDTAKKIAIVREANRAAREMDSRVRQVKVVYSDKRQQLAMANSEGFLVEEDRTYTLFMVQVVAAEKELVQTGYEPVGGLMGFELFDEVDQVQVAEIAARRAVRALEAREAPRGLMPVILSSEAGGTMIHEAVGHGLEADLALEGLSVYSNRIGETVASPLITVVDDAKLIQKRGSYGYDDEGVLAQETVLIEKGILKGYLCDRLYAMRFNGVSTGNGRRQSYKHHPIVRMSNTYISPGKDDPDTILRNTPDGVLVKKMGGGQVNTVNGDFVFEVSEGYLIRNGQIGDPIRGATLAGNGPQVLQSIDRVGNDLGFGIGTCGKDGQGVPVGDAQPTLRIPGIVVGGTSQSG, from the coding sequence ATGACTACTGACTATCCCCTGGAAAAAATATTCCGAACGATTCTGAAAAATGGTGGCTCGTTTGCTGATCTCTATTATGAGTCGAGCCAGACCAATTCCATTATTTGTGATGATAACAGGATTGAAAAGGTCATTACCGGCACAGATGCCGGTGTAGGGCTTCGAGCCATCAGCGATTTCAAGACCTCCTATGCCTACAGCAACCGCTGTTCCGAGAAGGATATCCTCGCCCTTTCAGCAGATCTGGCTGGCGCCGTAAAGGCAAGCCCCCGCGCAACCGCAGCACAGGACTATCCCTTGCGGCCCCCCGTGAACCTTTTGGTGCATCTATCTCCGGGAAACATTGATACGGCCAAGAAAATTGCTATCGTTCGCGAGGCCAATAGGGCCGCCCGCGAAATGGACTCCAGGGTTCGCCAGGTCAAGGTCGTTTACAGCGACAAGCGTCAACAACTGGCCATGGCCAATTCAGAAGGGTTCCTGGTGGAGGAGGACCGCACCTATACGTTGTTCATGGTGCAGGTAGTGGCGGCCGAAAAAGAGCTTGTGCAGACGGGATATGAGCCAGTAGGCGGGCTGATGGGGTTTGAACTATTCGATGAAGTAGACCAGGTTCAGGTGGCTGAAATCGCGGCCCGTCGGGCAGTGCGGGCACTGGAGGCCAGGGAAGCGCCAAGGGGGCTCATGCCTGTCATTCTTTCGAGCGAAGCTGGCGGGACCATGATCCATGAGGCCGTGGGTCACGGCTTAGAGGCAGATCTGGCCCTTGAGGGACTTTCTGTTTACAGCAACCGTATCGGCGAGACAGTGGCCTCCCCCCTGATTACTGTGGTGGATGACGCAAAGCTCATCCAGAAGCGCGGCTCCTATGGCTATGATGACGAGGGCGTTTTAGCGCAAGAGACAGTCTTGATAGAAAAAGGGATATTGAAGGGTTATCTTTGCGACAGGCTTTATGCCATGAGATTCAACGGCGTCTCCACGGGAAACGGAAGACGTCAATCTTACAAGCACCATCCTATTGTGCGCATGTCCAACACCTATATTTCCCCCGGCAAAGATGATCCCGATACGATACTGCGAAATACCCCTGATGGGGTGCTGGTGAAAAAGATGGGCGGGGGACAGGTAAATACCGTGAATGGCGATTTCGTTTTTGAGGTCTCTGAAGGATATCTGATCCGAAACGGCCAAATAGGCGATCCTATTCGTGGCGCAACGCTCGCCGGAAATGGTCCGCAGGTGCTCCAGTCAATTGATCGTGTCGGAAATGACCTCGGATTTGGTATCGGCACCTGTGGCAAGGATGGTCAGGGCGTGCCAGTAGGTGATGCCCAGCCTACCCTCCGCATCCCCGGGATTGTAGTCGGTGGAACCTCACAATCCGGATAA